The proteins below are encoded in one region of Cryomorphaceae bacterium 1068:
- a CDS encoding gliding motility-associated C-terminal domain-containing protein, translated as MNKLFKGALFLLFLPVFSGAQNFVGSEFRLSFIKNLNPTFNTPPIFDISIHALEGLDATVEYGLPTDPFYETQTISINANEVGVVSFDQDQFLNQETLNVVETRSFLITTTGEARVYAFHNRLYFSDSSPILPTTSLGNDYLITSFEQSGGAYPSIFNVTGTVDNTSVDITPTSGTLLGGAGDTFTVNLDAGEVISISSSGDLTGSRVTSQGALIAVSGGHQQSLVGPPGCGADSHLWEQYIPISDWTTSYPIFPLNGNDGDLFRILALNDNTQLYSGCDLIATIDAGEFYEEFYDSPFILTSSEPVSVAAYMRGNDCAGTDTGDPNMRMLLPLKQGNTNIKLRVENPLQDGGPFGGDALHAVHLVMLTAETSGLSLNGNNVTTWQAFNSQPGLSYAEIEIDDLDNLLSIESTSPFWSELISLKAFDAFTMSLGSDAEITLPPLDLTIVSLGPDQTICPGQSIILDPGLGISGTWQDDSFQETYTVVEPGTYSVTVEDACGDGSDEVIISEGFVPTVVLPSELIICGGDIEFIEVEEEPGVTYTWSTEEEGGTIEVDGFGTYTVTAISQDGCESEASTEVLDGATAEVILTAPEAICENSVDSILASANEAGAFTWSDGTIGSKLTISESGDYSVIFVPESGCEVEEEVSVDQLFAPFVFANDTVICDGDVIQIRAQSPNGDAFWPGISDSSVASISEEGAYEAAAENECGIAFFTVSIGFKDCSCPAFLPNAFTPNGDGLNDLFVPNILCEPDFYELVIFNRWGKEVFSSTDITKNWNGDSKNNPDFFSSEGVYNYILKFDNPLRPLQSPQEITGTVTLIR; from the coding sequence ATGAATAAGCTTTTTAAGGGAGCGCTGTTTTTACTTTTTCTGCCTGTTTTTTCAGGGGCTCAAAACTTTGTGGGAAGTGAGTTTAGATTGAGTTTTATAAAAAACCTTAATCCTACATTTAATACTCCTCCAATATTCGATATTTCCATTCACGCTTTGGAAGGTTTAGATGCGACGGTAGAATATGGTCTTCCGACCGATCCTTTTTACGAAACACAAACTATATCAATCAATGCAAACGAAGTGGGAGTGGTGAGTTTCGATCAAGATCAGTTTTTAAATCAGGAAACGCTCAATGTGGTTGAGACCAGATCCTTTTTGATTACAACTACGGGTGAGGCCAGAGTTTATGCTTTTCACAATCGTCTCTATTTTTCGGATTCATCTCCGATACTGCCTACTACGTCCTTGGGAAATGATTATTTGATAACCTCTTTTGAGCAAAGTGGTGGCGCATATCCATCCATTTTTAATGTTACTGGAACGGTAGATAATACTTCTGTCGACATCACCCCCACATCAGGCACTTTACTCGGCGGAGCAGGAGATACCTTTACAGTCAATCTGGATGCCGGTGAGGTGATTTCCATCTCTTCATCAGGTGATTTAACCGGAAGCAGAGTCACTTCTCAAGGTGCACTTATTGCCGTCTCCGGCGGCCATCAGCAATCTTTGGTCGGCCCTCCGGGTTGTGGCGCAGATAGCCACTTATGGGAACAATACATTCCCATTTCTGATTGGACAACCAGCTATCCCATTTTTCCGTTGAATGGAAATGATGGTGATCTGTTCAGAATTCTTGCACTTAATGATAATACTCAGCTATACTCAGGATGCGACCTGATAGCTACCATTGACGCAGGAGAATTTTACGAAGAATTTTACGATTCTCCCTTTATCCTTACATCTTCAGAACCTGTTTCTGTAGCAGCTTATATGAGAGGAAACGATTGTGCAGGGACTGACACAGGCGACCCCAATATGCGAATGCTCCTACCTCTTAAGCAAGGCAATACAAATATCAAATTAAGGGTCGAAAATCCCCTGCAAGATGGCGGTCCATTCGGGGGTGATGCACTTCATGCAGTTCATTTAGTCATGTTGACGGCTGAGACGTCAGGCCTGAGTCTAAACGGCAACAATGTGACCACATGGCAGGCCTTTAATAGTCAGCCTGGTTTATCTTATGCTGAAATTGAGATTGATGATCTCGATAATCTTCTTTCTATTGAATCTACTTCACCTTTTTGGTCTGAACTTATATCGCTCAAAGCATTTGATGCCTTCACCATGTCCTTGGGAAGTGATGCCGAAATAACCTTGCCCCCATTGGACTTGACTATAGTCAGTCTCGGTCCCGATCAGACCATTTGCCCCGGGCAGTCCATTATACTAGACCCTGGTCTTGGTATTTCAGGTACGTGGCAAGATGATAGTTTTCAAGAGACGTATACAGTAGTGGAGCCGGGAACTTATAGTGTTACAGTCGAGGATGCTTGTGGCGATGGTAGCGATGAGGTGATTATTTCCGAAGGATTTGTTCCTACAGTTGTGCTTCCATCAGAATTGATTATTTGCGGAGGGGATATTGAGTTTATTGAAGTGGAAGAAGAGCCGGGAGTAACCTACACGTGGAGTACCGAAGAGGAGGGTGGTACGATTGAGGTTGATGGATTCGGAACATACACAGTGACTGCTATATCTCAGGATGGCTGTGAAAGCGAGGCTTCCACAGAGGTGCTCGATGGAGCTACGGCCGAAGTAATACTTACCGCACCCGAAGCCATCTGCGAGAATTCCGTAGATTCAATTCTGGCTTCCGCCAATGAAGCAGGGGCATTTACTTGGAGCGACGGAACCATTGGGTCCAAACTGACGATAAGCGAGTCGGGAGACTACTCAGTGATTTTCGTTCCTGAAAGTGGCTGCGAAGTGGAAGAAGAGGTTTCAGTCGATCAGCTTTTTGCTCCTTTTGTTTTCGCCAATGACACAGTTATTTGCGATGGAGATGTCATACAGATCAGAGCACAATCACCAAATGGAGATGCCTTTTGGCCAGGAATTTCAGATAGCTCAGTAGCATCAATAAGTGAAGAGGGTGCCTATGAGGCTGCTGCCGAAAATGAATGTGGAATAGCCTTCTTTACGGTGAGTATTGGGTTTAAAGACTGTTCTTGCCCTGCTTTTCTTCCCAATGCGTTTACACCCAATGGCGACGGCCTCAACGATCTCTTCGTACCCAATATTCTTTGCGAGCCTGATTTCTATGAGCTGGTCATTTTCAACCGATGGGGAAAAGAAGTCTTTTCGAGTACCGACATTACCAAAAATTGGAATGGGGATAGCAAGAATAATCCTGACTTCTTCTCTTCAGAAGGAGTCTACAATTATATTCTTAAATTCGATAATCCCTTGAGACCGTTGCAATCACCTCAAGAAATTACGGGAACAGTAACCTTAATCCGTTAA
- a CDS encoding ABC transporter ATP-binding protein codes for MAKKSDKPSFRERLDAFKNLPRFFKMIWETSPSMTFGNVVMRIIKAAIPVVMLWVGKLIIDEIIFQMDQPEAFYGNIWLYIGLEFGLAILSDVTNRAITLLDGLLGDLFSNQTSVKLIHHAATLDLYQFEDSEFYDKLERARRQTTSRTVLMSQVLTQIQNIITIGFFAAGLIAFKPILILILVVAILPSFLGESKFSADSYSLTRNWTPQRRELDYLRYIGASDQTAKEVKVFGLADFISDRFKTLADEYYKANRKLSLSRAFWGSALSVIGTGAYYGAYVYIAIDTVEGEISVGQLTFLAGSFLQMRNMLQSIMNRFTQIAESALYLQDLFDFFEIKPNIHNTRILRPFPESIKKGFAFENVSFQYPGSKTYSLRNLSFKLQPGEKLALVGENGAGKTTLVKLLARLYEPTEGRILLEGYDLREYDLNELRKNVSIIFQDYMRFQLPAGENIAVGNIEGVEDQASIESSALKSLADTVINKLPEKYKQMLGKRFRGGVELSGGEWQKIALARAYMGNAQLMILDEPTSALDARAENEVFIRFAELMEGKSAVLISHRFSTVRMADRILFLENGKLLELGSHEELMQKDGKYAALFKLQAKGYN; via the coding sequence ATGGCAAAGAAATCCGATAAGCCTTCATTCCGCGAGCGTCTCGACGCTTTTAAAAATCTTCCTCGCTTTTTCAAAATGATTTGGGAAACGAGTCCCTCCATGACTTTTGGAAATGTGGTGATGCGGATTATCAAGGCTGCTATTCCCGTGGTGATGCTCTGGGTAGGAAAACTCATCATCGATGAGATCATTTTTCAGATGGATCAACCCGAAGCCTTTTATGGAAATATCTGGCTCTACATTGGCCTTGAATTCGGATTGGCCATTTTGAGTGATGTCACCAATCGTGCCATCACCTTATTGGATGGGCTTCTAGGTGATTTGTTCAGCAATCAGACTTCCGTCAAATTGATCCATCACGCAGCGACTCTTGATCTCTACCAATTTGAGGACAGCGAGTTTTACGACAAGCTGGAGAGAGCCAGGCGACAAACCACCAGTCGCACCGTTCTGATGAGCCAAGTGCTCACTCAGATTCAAAACATCATTACCATTGGATTTTTCGCTGCAGGATTGATTGCATTCAAACCGATACTGATTTTAATATTGGTCGTGGCTATTTTACCTTCATTTCTGGGCGAAAGCAAGTTCAGCGCCGATAGCTATAGCCTCACCCGAAATTGGACTCCCCAGCGACGCGAACTCGACTACCTCCGCTACATCGGCGCCAGCGACCAAACCGCCAAAGAGGTGAAGGTATTTGGTTTGGCCGACTTTATCTCAGATCGTTTCAAGACACTGGCCGACGAATACTATAAGGCCAATCGAAAGCTATCCCTGTCGCGGGCCTTTTGGGGCTCAGCCCTTTCCGTAATCGGAACTGGAGCCTATTATGGTGCTTATGTTTATATCGCCATCGATACAGTGGAAGGAGAAATTTCCGTAGGTCAACTCACTTTCTTGGCAGGATCATTTTTGCAAATGCGAAACATGCTTCAGAGCATTATGAATCGATTCACTCAAATTGCCGAGAGTGCGCTCTACTTGCAGGATCTCTTTGACTTTTTTGAAATCAAACCGAATATCCACAATACCCGAATCCTTCGTCCTTTCCCCGAAAGCATTAAAAAAGGATTCGCCTTCGAAAATGTGAGCTTTCAATATCCCGGATCCAAAACATACTCACTTCGCAATCTAAGCTTCAAGCTTCAGCCCGGTGAAAAGCTGGCACTTGTGGGAGAAAACGGAGCCGGAAAAACCACTTTGGTCAAACTCTTGGCTCGTCTTTACGAACCAACCGAGGGACGAATTTTGCTCGAAGGATATGACTTGCGTGAATATGATCTGAACGAACTCCGAAAAAACGTCAGCATCATCTTTCAAGACTACATGCGCTTTCAGCTTCCTGCAGGAGAGAATATTGCTGTCGGAAATATTGAGGGAGTTGAAGATCAAGCTTCGATAGAGTCGAGCGCTTTGAAGAGTTTGGCAGATACCGTCATCAATAAGCTACCCGAAAAATACAAGCAGATGCTCGGCAAGCGATTTCGCGGCGGAGTTGAGCTGAGCGGCGGCGAATGGCAGAAAATAGCCTTAGCCAGAGCTTACATGGGCAATGCGCAACTGATGATTCTCGACGAGCCCACCAGTGCTCTCGACGCCCGAGCAGAGAATGAGGTATTCATCCGCTTTGCGGAGCTAATGGAAGGCAAAAGTGCTGTGCTTATTAGCCATCGCTTTAGCACGGTGCGTATGGCTGATCGGATTCTATTTTTGGAAAACGGAAAGCTCCTCGAGCTTGGAAGCCATGAAGAGTTGATGCAAAAGGACGGGAAGTATGCGGCCTTGTTTAAGCTTCAAGCAAAAGGGTATAACTAA